A portion of the Chromobacterium sp. IIBBL 290-4 genome contains these proteins:
- a CDS encoding DUF4034 domain-containing protein yields MSDIAPLWLSAKTSQDSVIHNRADYTARSLLWHSNFQQAEAMLRQWHEDRLAGRLDESDYHAWMKGATIADIRFDPILRAWLEGSPQSYVAHAVYAQYCYAILYLYRGTATGNTVTPFRQLKMQEWGWKTFKAAKQALTLDHGGDPSVTYECLINLMRVWGGGEGVDADELPQLSEADWSQIHIETFPVNEEEFEHDYWLRRAFAEAPASFEIHNTALYNLTPQWGGSEQEMEALVAESESRLSPVDFAWLRKCLYENLSYYHSCFQGDAGRGRHFRRLADAIDLASIAPELATKLKENARLDELYEDARNWLYDEDSRGAQKALKLLQKAPPEQRAANSVGGWFELLGRTHWTLDDYPAALDSALIALKIGNIGCLEYLPMIFTDDNSPLREDPYGWQIIEELVAMDHGMGYRTMGHVLGWGLFGREADIPAAWPYAMAAAHRGEVTPMNTLAQYFFVSDRRGMPADPAFALDLYFWGADTMGDNHSMLHLGRTLAFGASRFGQDVPTDLENGFHWLRAAVNKGENDAAFWLGNMYAEGLYVDQNFQAALAWYDQCVEDNSTEWREEAAIHALLLVENELDDKSATKKYIDALKDSQNANTCFEVGDYYRFIAEKYDQPSHYRPAVAWLRRSAQLGHENADAVANECESKLQPGLLRRLASKLGW; encoded by the coding sequence ATGTCCGATATCGCACCCCTCTGGCTATCCGCCAAAACATCACAAGATTCCGTCATTCATAATCGTGCAGACTACACTGCGCGTTCGCTCTTATGGCATAGCAACTTTCAACAGGCGGAAGCCATGCTGCGGCAATGGCATGAAGACAGGCTGGCTGGCCGGCTTGACGAGTCCGATTATCATGCCTGGATGAAAGGCGCGACCATTGCCGATATCCGGTTTGATCCCATATTGCGCGCCTGGCTGGAAGGTTCGCCGCAGAGTTATGTCGCGCATGCCGTTTACGCCCAATACTGTTACGCCATTCTGTATTTGTATCGAGGAACCGCAACCGGCAATACGGTGACCCCATTTCGCCAGCTGAAAATGCAGGAATGGGGATGGAAAACATTTAAGGCGGCCAAGCAGGCTTTGACGCTCGACCATGGCGGCGACCCCAGCGTAACTTATGAGTGTCTGATTAATTTGATGCGGGTATGGGGTGGCGGCGAGGGCGTTGATGCGGACGAGCTTCCACAACTCAGCGAGGCGGATTGGAGCCAGATCCACATTGAAACCTTCCCCGTAAATGAGGAAGAGTTCGAGCACGATTACTGGTTGCGGCGCGCCTTCGCGGAAGCGCCAGCCAGTTTCGAGATTCACAACACCGCCTTGTATAACCTGACCCCGCAATGGGGCGGCAGCGAGCAAGAAATGGAAGCGCTGGTGGCGGAAAGCGAAAGCCGCCTCAGCCCGGTGGATTTCGCCTGGCTCCGCAAATGCCTGTACGAAAACCTATCGTACTATCACTCCTGCTTTCAAGGCGATGCGGGGCGAGGCCGGCATTTCCGCCGCCTGGCCGATGCCATCGATCTGGCAAGCATCGCTCCCGAGCTTGCGACGAAATTGAAAGAAAACGCCAGGCTGGACGAGCTGTACGAGGACGCGCGCAACTGGCTTTACGATGAGGACAGCCGCGGCGCGCAAAAGGCGCTGAAGCTATTGCAAAAAGCGCCGCCTGAGCAACGCGCGGCAAACAGCGTGGGTGGTTGGTTTGAATTATTGGGCCGCACGCATTGGACGTTGGATGATTATCCCGCCGCGCTGGACAGCGCGCTGATCGCGCTCAAGATCGGCAATATAGGCTGCCTGGAATACCTGCCTATGATCTTCACCGACGACAATTCTCCTTTGCGCGAGGATCCTTATGGCTGGCAAATCATCGAGGAATTGGTGGCCATGGATCACGGAATGGGTTATCGGACCATGGGGCATGTCTTGGGCTGGGGCCTGTTTGGGCGCGAGGCGGATATCCCCGCCGCCTGGCCTTATGCCATGGCCGCGGCGCATCGAGGCGAGGTGACGCCGATGAATACGCTGGCGCAATACTTTTTTGTCAGCGATAGGCGCGGCATGCCGGCCGATCCGGCATTCGCGCTCGATCTATATTTCTGGGGCGCGGATACCATGGGTGATAACCACAGCATGCTGCATCTGGGCCGCACGCTGGCTTTCGGCGCCAGCAGGTTTGGCCAGGATGTGCCCACAGATCTGGAAAACGGCTTTCACTGGCTGCGGGCGGCTGTCAACAAGGGTGAAAATGATGCAGCGTTTTGGCTGGGGAATATGTATGCCGAAGGCCTCTACGTAGACCAGAATTTCCAAGCCGCGCTGGCTTGGTACGACCAATGCGTAGAGGACAACAGCACGGAATGGCGAGAGGAGGCTGCGATTCACGCCTTATTGCTGGTAGAGAACGAGCTGGACGACAAGAGCGCTACCAAGAAATATATTGATGCGCTCAAGGACAGCCAAAACGCCAATACTTGTTTCGAGGTCGGCGATTACTACCGGTTCATCGCTGAAAAATACGATCAACCCTCTCACTATCGCCCTGCGGTGGCATGGCTGCGGCGTTCCGCCCAGCTTGGCCATGAAAACGCGGACGCTGTCGCGAATGAGTGCGAGAGCAAGTTGCAGCCGGGCTTGCTGCGGCGCCTGGCAAGCAAACTGGGCTGGTAA
- a CDS encoding ABC transporter substrate-binding protein codes for MRKGWVLAIALLASAWARGGDGELAIYTDEWPPLSYAEGSEVKGMAVELVDMIRSRLHVSAPVKLVPWARAYSYVLNRPNVMLFVLGRSAEREALMTMVGPVARADINLYCRRGEASRLKAMGEKMLDAPLTAFRSSIFLSVARKHGFRNIVESATPEQSALLLHSDRVTLWSEGDSVVASVMDKAGLDRNEIELLAPLEKVDLYLAFSKGTPRATIAAWEGVLRDLKHDGSYRKLYQRWLPSASPPLKVERVGLEPVDAQ; via the coding sequence ATGCGGAAAGGGTGGGTGTTGGCCATCGCGCTGTTGGCGAGCGCTTGGGCCAGAGGGGGCGATGGCGAGCTTGCCATCTATACGGACGAGTGGCCGCCTTTGAGTTACGCCGAGGGCTCGGAAGTCAAGGGCATGGCGGTGGAACTGGTGGACATGATCCGTTCGCGCCTGCATGTTTCCGCGCCGGTGAAGCTGGTGCCTTGGGCCAGGGCCTACAGTTATGTCCTCAATCGGCCCAATGTCATGCTGTTTGTGCTGGGGCGCTCGGCGGAGCGAGAGGCGCTGATGACCATGGTGGGGCCGGTGGCGCGGGCTGACATCAATTTGTATTGCCGGCGCGGCGAGGCGAGCAGGCTGAAGGCGATGGGCGAGAAAATGCTGGACGCGCCGCTGACAGCCTTTCGCAGCAGTATTTTCCTATCGGTGGCCCGCAAGCATGGCTTTCGCAATATCGTCGAGAGCGCAACTCCGGAACAATCAGCCTTGCTGCTGCATTCGGATCGCGTGACGCTGTGGTCGGAGGGCGACAGCGTGGTGGCCAGCGTGATGGATAAGGCGGGCTTGGATCGCAATGAGATCGAATTGCTGGCGCCTCTGGAGAAGGTGGATTTGTATCTGGCTTTTTCAAAGGGCACGCCGCGCGCGACGATTGCCGCTTGGGAAGGGGTTTTGCGCGATCTCAAGCATGACGGCAGCTACCGCAAGCTTTATCAACGCTGGTTGCCGTCGGCCTCGCCTCCGCTCAAGGTGGAGAGGGTGGGCTTGGAACCTGTCGATGCCCAGTAG
- the hslO gene encoding Hsp33 family molecular chaperone HslO has product MNQHDTLQRFLFDGAPVRGALVRLDGAWQQVLSRRAYPEPLKAILGEMMAASVLMAANLKFDGSLILQIHGTGALKLAVVECNNDRTVRATAKWEGELDDKPLAELLGAGGRFILTLEPRLDKNQTWQGIVALEGQSVGEMLENYMLRSEQLETTLSLASNGQTAAGMLLQRLPEGHGEAEGWNRVRMLGRTLKSEELLELGAEDILHRLYHEEQVRVFEQETVSFNCNCSRERVGNMLTMLGGQEVGEVILEQGSVEIVCDYCNQHYVFDEEDANHLFDFDVVGAVREARH; this is encoded by the coding sequence ATGAACCAACACGATACTTTGCAACGTTTTCTGTTTGATGGCGCGCCGGTGCGCGGCGCGCTGGTGCGCCTGGACGGCGCTTGGCAGCAAGTGCTTTCCCGTCGCGCTTATCCGGAGCCGCTGAAGGCCATCCTCGGCGAAATGATGGCCGCGTCGGTGTTGATGGCCGCCAATCTGAAGTTCGACGGTTCCCTGATCTTGCAAATCCACGGCACAGGCGCGCTTAAACTGGCGGTGGTGGAGTGCAACAATGATCGCACCGTCCGCGCCACCGCCAAATGGGAAGGCGAGCTGGACGACAAGCCGCTGGCCGAACTACTGGGCGCCGGCGGCAGGTTTATCCTGACGCTGGAGCCGCGCCTGGATAAGAATCAGACTTGGCAGGGCATCGTGGCGCTGGAAGGCCAATCCGTCGGCGAAATGCTGGAAAACTACATGCTGCGCTCCGAGCAGCTGGAAACTACGCTGAGCTTGGCCAGCAATGGCCAGACTGCGGCCGGCATGTTGTTGCAGCGCCTGCCGGAAGGCCATGGCGAGGCGGAGGGCTGGAACCGGGTGCGCATGCTGGGCCGCACGCTGAAGTCGGAAGAGCTGCTGGAGCTGGGCGCCGAAGACATCCTGCATCGCCTGTATCACGAAGAGCAGGTGCGCGTGTTTGAGCAGGAAACGGTCAGCTTCAATTGCAACTGCTCCCGCGAGCGCGTCGGCAATATGTTGACCATGCTGGGCGGCCAGGAAGTCGGCGAAGTGATTCTGGAGCAAGGCAGCGTCGAAATCGTCTGCGATTACTGCAATCAGCATTATGTATTCGACGAAGAAGACGCCAATCATCTGTTCGATTTCGATGTGGTGGGCGCCGTCCGCGAAGCGAGGCATTAA
- a CDS encoding crotonase/enoyl-CoA hydratase family protein: protein MITLQTLTVELSDKVALLRFNRGDKANSLNQQMWQDLREALDWADGEAGVRAVVLAGHGKHFCAGIDLSMLMSLQSLIQDECEGRKRDKLRRVILDLQDCVTSLERCRKPVIAAIHGACLGGGLDIALAADFRFAAEDAVFGVREVDIGMVADVGSLQRLPRVVGEGVARELALTGRDMVAQEALDVGLVNKVLADAEAVLAAAMQSARLIAGKSPLAVRGSKEVLNYSRDRSVADGLQFVAGWNAAMLISEDIQKAGMAAMMKQEVSFRD from the coding sequence ATGATTACCCTGCAAACCCTGACGGTGGAGCTGAGCGACAAGGTGGCTTTGCTGCGCTTCAATCGCGGCGACAAGGCCAACTCGCTGAACCAGCAGATGTGGCAAGACTTGCGCGAGGCGCTGGATTGGGCCGACGGCGAGGCGGGCGTGCGCGCGGTGGTGCTGGCCGGACACGGCAAGCATTTTTGCGCCGGCATCGACCTGTCCATGCTGATGAGCTTGCAGTCGCTGATTCAGGACGAGTGCGAAGGCCGCAAGCGCGACAAGCTGCGCCGGGTGATCCTGGATCTGCAAGATTGCGTCACCAGTCTGGAACGTTGCCGCAAGCCGGTGATCGCCGCGATCCATGGCGCTTGCCTGGGCGGCGGCCTGGATATCGCGCTGGCGGCGGACTTCCGTTTCGCAGCCGAGGACGCCGTGTTCGGCGTGCGCGAGGTGGATATCGGCATGGTGGCCGATGTCGGTTCGCTGCAGCGCCTGCCGCGCGTGGTGGGCGAGGGCGTGGCGCGCGAGCTGGCCTTGACCGGCCGCGACATGGTGGCGCAAGAGGCGCTGGATGTGGGCCTGGTCAACAAGGTGTTGGCCGATGCAGAGGCGGTGCTGGCCGCAGCCATGCAGAGCGCCCGCTTGATCGCCGGCAAATCGCCGCTGGCGGTGCGCGGCAGCAAGGAAGTGCTGAACTACAGCCGCGACCGCAGCGTGGCCGATGGTTTGCAATTCGTCGCCGGCTGGAATGCGGCAATGCTGATCTCGGAAGATATCCAAAAGGCCGGCATGGCCGCCATGATGAAGCAGGAAGTCAGCTTCAGGGATTAG
- a CDS encoding flavodoxin family protein, protein MNNILIIYYSSAGSTHQLAEAIAEGAAQHGQPSLLRIESRQIMEGRYSLQACKHALEQADAIIFGSPTYMGGPAAQFKSFADASSEAWCRQALAGKIAAGFTVGGSPNGDQQATLAYFATLAAQHGMLWCGLDIANGQQAHKLNRLGCQLGATAHCPDGTPHPLDLATARHLGERVARMASRLGTRSPAEAA, encoded by the coding sequence ATGAACAATATTCTGATCATCTACTACTCCTCCGCCGGCAGCACGCATCAGCTAGCCGAAGCCATCGCAGAGGGCGCGGCGCAGCACGGCCAGCCCAGCCTGCTGCGCATCGAATCCAGGCAAATCATGGAAGGACGCTATTCCTTGCAGGCTTGCAAGCATGCGCTTGAGCAGGCCGACGCTATCATTTTCGGCAGCCCTACTTATATGGGCGGGCCGGCGGCGCAGTTCAAATCCTTTGCCGACGCCAGCAGCGAAGCCTGGTGCCGACAGGCCTTGGCCGGAAAAATCGCCGCCGGCTTCACTGTAGGCGGCAGCCCCAATGGCGATCAACAAGCCACCTTGGCGTATTTCGCCACCTTGGCGGCCCAACACGGCATGCTGTGGTGCGGACTGGATATCGCCAATGGACAACAGGCGCACAAACTAAACCGCCTGGGCTGCCAGCTCGGCGCCACCGCGCACTGCCCGGATGGCACGCCGCACCCTCTAGACCTCGCCACCGCCCGCCACCTTGGCGAACGTGTCGCGCGCATGGCAAGCCGCCTTGGCACGCGCTCGCCCGCGGAGGCCGCATGA
- a CDS encoding TetR/AcrR family transcriptional regulator, producing MSIGSDSKNDTRKRILDLAEELLLTRGYNGFSYQHISSALGVRNAAIHYHFPKKNDLGVALIQRYRRRFQRFIEQQADWDAARRLESYFGLSDQYYRQDKQICPSGIFSTEFQTLPDDMREEAAAFIDEMRQWAVAIVREGRDAGQMAYSGAPEAVGMLLFSALQGGLQLARIDEAALPMLKEQARTMLGLAEPIQNNDTRTIEG from the coding sequence ATGAGCATTGGTTCCGACAGCAAAAACGACACCCGCAAGCGCATCCTCGATCTGGCCGAGGAGCTGTTGCTGACGCGCGGCTACAACGGCTTCAGCTATCAGCACATCAGCTCGGCCCTGGGCGTGCGCAACGCGGCCATACATTACCATTTTCCCAAGAAAAACGATTTGGGCGTGGCGCTGATCCAGCGTTACCGCCGCCGTTTTCAGCGCTTCATCGAGCAGCAGGCGGACTGGGACGCGGCGCGCCGGCTGGAAAGCTATTTCGGCCTGTCGGACCAGTATTACCGGCAGGACAAGCAAATCTGCCCCAGCGGCATTTTCAGCACCGAATTCCAGACGCTGCCCGATGATATGCGGGAAGAGGCGGCGGCGTTCATCGACGAGATGCGGCAATGGGCGGTAGCCATTGTCCGGGAAGGGCGCGATGCGGGGCAGATGGCCTATTCCGGCGCGCCGGAGGCCGTCGGCATGCTGTTGTTTTCCGCCCTGCAAGGCGGTTTGCAACTGGCGCGGATAGACGAGGCCGCGCTGCCGATGCTGAAGGAGCAAGCCAGAACCATGCTGGGGCTGGCGGAGCCAATCCAGAATAACGACACGAGAACGATAGAGGGGTAA
- the soxR gene encoding redox-sensitive transcriptional activator SoxR has translation MSEGWISIGRVVKRTGVAASALRFYESKGLIRSVGEAGKTRHYHRDVIRRVSFIRIAQSLGMSLQEIADALSRLPLQRTPSADDWALISQAWRGLLQNRIDALSQLRDKLDSCIGCGCLSLHHCQLYNPGDAVGKQGPGPRFLTAPDSESGGPATSSASRKSKT, from the coding sequence ATGAGCGAGGGGTGGATCAGCATAGGCCGAGTGGTCAAACGAACGGGCGTGGCAGCCAGCGCCTTGCGTTTTTATGAGTCGAAAGGCTTGATTCGCAGCGTGGGCGAGGCCGGCAAAACCCGGCATTACCATCGAGACGTGATTCGCCGGGTGTCATTCATCAGGATCGCCCAATCCTTGGGCATGAGCTTGCAAGAAATCGCAGACGCGCTCTCTCGTTTGCCTCTTCAGCGCACGCCTTCCGCCGATGATTGGGCGCTTATTTCCCAGGCGTGGCGGGGCTTGTTGCAGAACAGGATAGATGCGCTGTCCCAATTGCGGGACAAATTGGATTCGTGCATTGGCTGCGGCTGCCTGTCATTGCATCATTGCCAGTTGTATAACCCGGGCGATGCTGTCGGCAAGCAAGGGCCTGGTCCGCGTTTCCTCACCGCGCCAGATAGCGAAAGCGGCGGGCCGGCGACCTCAAGCGCCTCGCGTAAGAGCAAAACGTAG
- a CDS encoding MFS transporter, protein MTTIVAVRKGGEIAIAADSQTTFGDDQKLLAPYDCFHNKIFRHGDSYLAVSGSAAHDLVLQSALKSLKKADLSSRAAIFETFRKLHPKLKDAFYLRPEEDEEDPYESSQMMVVIANRHGIFGVYPMREIYEFSRLWAIGSGRKFAMGAMYAAYEQNLSAREIAEIGVRAGCEFDVSSSLPMTTYTVELAAHAAKEAKE, encoded by the coding sequence ATGACAACCATTGTGGCTGTGCGCAAGGGCGGCGAGATCGCCATCGCGGCCGATAGCCAGACGACCTTCGGCGACGACCAGAAATTGCTGGCGCCGTATGATTGTTTCCACAACAAGATTTTCCGCCATGGCGACAGCTATTTGGCGGTTTCCGGCAGCGCCGCGCATGATCTGGTATTGCAGAGCGCGCTCAAAAGTTTGAAAAAAGCCGATCTAAGCAGCCGCGCGGCCATCTTCGAGACCTTCCGCAAACTGCATCCCAAGCTGAAGGACGCTTTTTACCTGAGGCCGGAAGAGGATGAGGAAGACCCATACGAATCCAGCCAGATGATGGTGGTGATCGCCAACCGGCACGGCATTTTCGGGGTCTATCCGATGCGGGAAATATATGAATTTTCCCGGCTGTGGGCGATAGGCTCGGGCCGAAAATTCGCGATGGGCGCGATGTACGCGGCTTACGAGCAAAACTTGAGCGCCCGCGAGATCGCCGAAATCGGCGTGCGCGCCGGATGCGAATTCGACGTCAGCTCCTCGCTGCCGATGACGACCTATACCGTAGAGCTGGCCGCCCATGCGGCCAAGGAAGCAAAAGAATGA
- a CDS encoding VOC family protein, translating into MTPAIARIDHIHLYVRDRRAAQNWYRRVLGLEAVPSLAFWNQDGGPLTLTDRDDILHLALFEQPEPMPSPVIALAASAADFWEWRKHLETQLAMPLKVVDHHISWSMYFADPDGNRFEISSYDYVEIAAAIPSRS; encoded by the coding sequence ATGACGCCCGCTATCGCGCGAATTGACCACATTCACCTCTACGTGCGGGATAGACGCGCTGCGCAAAACTGGTATCGCCGAGTATTGGGACTGGAGGCCGTGCCATCGCTAGCCTTCTGGAACCAGGATGGAGGACCGTTAACGCTGACGGACCGCGATGACATTCTGCATCTCGCCCTATTCGAGCAGCCTGAGCCCATGCCAAGCCCAGTCATCGCGCTCGCGGCAAGCGCCGCCGACTTCTGGGAGTGGCGCAAGCACCTGGAAACGCAATTGGCCATGCCTTTGAAGGTAGTCGATCACCATATTTCATGGTCGATGTATTTTGCCGACCCCGATGGCAATCGTTTTGAAATCAGCAGCTATGACTATGTCGAAATAGCGGCGGCTATTCCCTCTCGCAGCTGA
- a CDS encoding DUF4442 domain-containing protein — protein MEYRKNSMSRIADKVGRLPLGWRRPVLSMMFGKIVPFLSTAGLRFDEVGHDKLTVSIRNRKKVQNHIRGVHAAAMALLAETSTGFVVGMNMPDDKLMLLKSMKVNYIKRSQGDMKAVATLSPQQIQTMYEQEKGEVLVSVEVTDESGEPPIICEMLWAWIPKKRPEAKAA, from the coding sequence ATGGAGTACCGCAAGAACAGCATGAGCCGGATCGCCGACAAGGTGGGCCGTCTGCCGCTAGGTTGGCGCCGTCCGGTGCTGTCGATGATGTTCGGCAAGATCGTGCCTTTCCTGTCCACCGCCGGGCTGCGTTTCGATGAGGTGGGCCACGATAAACTGACCGTGAGCATCCGCAACCGCAAGAAGGTGCAGAACCACATCCGCGGCGTGCATGCGGCGGCGATGGCGCTGCTGGCGGAAACCTCCACCGGCTTTGTGGTGGGCATGAATATGCCGGACGACAAGCTGATGCTGCTCAAGTCGATGAAGGTCAATTACATCAAGCGTTCGCAGGGCGATATGAAGGCCGTGGCGACGCTGAGCCCGCAGCAGATCCAGACCATGTACGAGCAGGAGAAGGGCGAAGTGCTGGTCAGCGTGGAGGTCACCGACGAATCGGGCGAGCCGCCCATCATCTGTGAAATGCTGTGGGCCTGGATCCCCAAGAAGCGTCCGGAGGCGAAAGCGGCATGA
- a CDS encoding carbohydrate ABC transporter permease, with protein MTAISLPRALNHRRLLRKLPDYLILIALAAACCYPFYWTLEIAVGNGEQVFDFPPPLWPREAGWQHFIAVWDAIPMGRFFWNSLWISGLTTLGTLIVSSLAAFPLAKLRFRGRQLVFYAILATLLLPSEINFISNFVTITRLGLDDTRLGVVLPSLAGAFGIYLMKHAFEEIPDEIIDAASMDGANDWQVFSRICLPLSLPYLATLGIFTLVWSWNVYVWPSVVLKTPELYPLSVGVLYLKGAFATSTRMVAAGAVLAILPVLAVFIFCQRYFMRGMDGAVK; from the coding sequence ATGACCGCCATCTCCCTGCCGCGCGCGCTCAATCATCGACGCCTGCTGCGCAAACTGCCGGATTATCTGATCCTGATCGCGCTCGCCGCCGCCTGTTGCTATCCCTTTTACTGGACATTGGAAATCGCCGTGGGCAATGGCGAACAGGTGTTCGATTTTCCGCCGCCGCTATGGCCCAGGGAGGCCGGCTGGCAGCACTTCATCGCTGTTTGGGACGCCATCCCCATGGGGCGTTTTTTCTGGAATTCCTTGTGGATCTCCGGCCTCACCACCTTGGGCACGCTGATCGTCTCCAGCCTGGCGGCCTTTCCGCTGGCCAAGCTGCGCTTCCGCGGCCGGCAACTGGTGTTCTACGCCATCCTGGCCACGCTGCTGCTGCCCAGCGAAATCAACTTCATCAGCAATTTCGTCACCATCACCCGGCTGGGGCTGGACGATACCCGCCTGGGCGTGGTGCTGCCCTCGCTGGCCGGCGCCTTCGGCATTTATCTGATGAAGCACGCGTTTGAGGAAATACCGGACGAGATCATCGATGCCGCGAGCATGGATGGCGCGAACGACTGGCAAGTGTTCAGCCGCATCTGTCTGCCGCTATCCCTGCCCTATCTCGCCACGCTGGGCATCTTTACCCTGGTGTGGTCGTGGAATGTTTATGTTTGGCCCAGCGTGGTGCTGAAAACGCCGGAGCTATATCCGCTGTCCGTCGGCGTTTTGTATCTGAAGGGCGCATTCGCCACTTCCACCCGCATGGTGGCGGCCGGCGCGGTGCTGGCCATCCTGCCGGTATTGGCGGTGTTTATCTTTTGCCAGCGCTATTTCATGCGAGGAATGGACGGAGCAGTAAAGTAA
- a CDS encoding carbohydrate ABC transporter permease → MTQSSARNAWLFLSPALLLMGVFTFWPLLFGSYVAFTRYDLISPPQWAGLDNFRYLLDDPVFWQAMANSLRYLLVVPLIQLAGIALAVLVNQALPGIKLFRAAFYLPVITTVSVVGIMWNWMYADYGVLNSALHWLGWLAPERDIGFLSDENLALYSVMFVTFWRGIGYYMVLYLAGLQAIPAEMQEAARLDGANSWQRFWKITLPMLKPTILFCSLISTLDALKAFEEVLVMTRGAPLNSTFTALYYAFHQGFNQLDFGRGSAAGLVLTLVCLMLAWLNFKLIRADHR, encoded by the coding sequence ATGACGCAATCTTCGGCCCGCAACGCTTGGTTATTCCTGTCGCCCGCGCTATTGCTGATGGGCGTGTTCACCTTCTGGCCGCTGCTGTTCGGCAGCTATGTCGCCTTCACCCGCTACGACCTGATCTCGCCGCCGCAATGGGCCGGACTGGACAACTTCCGCTATCTGCTGGACGACCCGGTGTTCTGGCAGGCCATGGCCAATTCGCTGCGCTACCTGTTGGTGGTGCCGCTGATCCAGCTGGCCGGCATCGCGCTGGCGGTGCTAGTCAACCAGGCCCTGCCCGGCATCAAGCTGTTCCGCGCCGCCTTCTATCTGCCGGTGATCACCACCGTATCCGTGGTAGGCATCATGTGGAACTGGATGTACGCCGACTACGGCGTGCTCAACAGCGCGCTGCACTGGCTGGGCTGGCTGGCTCCCGAGCGCGACATCGGTTTTCTCAGCGATGAGAATCTGGCGCTGTATTCGGTCATGTTCGTCACCTTCTGGCGCGGCATCGGCTACTACATGGTGCTGTATCTGGCCGGCCTGCAAGCCATCCCGGCCGAGATGCAGGAGGCGGCGCGGCTGGACGGCGCCAATAGCTGGCAGCGCTTCTGGAAAATCACCCTGCCCATGCTCAAGCCCACCATCTTGTTTTGCAGCCTGATCTCCACGCTGGACGCGCTCAAGGCGTTTGAGGAAGTGCTGGTGATGACGCGCGGCGCGCCGCTCAATTCCACCTTCACCGCCTTGTATTACGCCTTCCATCAAGGCTTCAATCAACTGGACTTCGGCCGCGGCAGCGCCGCTGGCCTGGTGCTGACCCTGGTTTGCCTGATGCTGGCCTGGCTCAACTTCAAATTGATCCGCGCCGACCACCGCTGA